One Salvelinus namaycush isolate Seneca unplaced genomic scaffold, SaNama_1.0 Scaffold103, whole genome shotgun sequence genomic region harbors:
- the psat1 gene encoding phosphoserine aminotransferase, with translation MEKKVTINFGAGPAKLPQSVLFQAQKELLDYNGSGISVLEMSHRSSDFTKIMNTTENLLRELLSIPDNYKVMFLQGGGTGQFSAVPLNLIRLKEDRCADYLVTGTWSSNAAKEAEKYGKVNVVHPKLDTYTKIPDPSSWSLTPGSSYVYYCCNETVHGVEYNFIPETHGAVLVSDMSSNFLSRPVDVSKFGLIFAGAQKNVGCAGVTVVIVREDLIGHALTECPVVLNYQVQAQNNSLYNTPACFSIYIMSLVLEWIKNNGGVDAMETLNQKKSSMIYDIINSSNHFYTCPVDVACRSRMNVPFRVGKKQGDETLEKEFLDGASKLGMISLKGHRSVGGIRASLYNAVTVEDAQVLANYMKEFLKEHQ, from the exons ATGGAAAAAAAAGTGACCATTAACTTCGGTGCTGGACCTGCAAAGCTACCACAGTCT GTGCTGTTCCAGGCGCAGAAAGAACTGCTCGACTATAATGGCAGCGGCATCAGTGTCCTGG AGATGAGCCATCGGTCGTCAGACTTCACCAAGATCATGAACACCACAGAAAACCTGTTACGGGAGCTACT gagtaTCCCAGACAACTACAAAGTCATGTTCCTCCAGGGGGGCGGGACGGGCCAGTTTAGTGCCGTCCCCCTCAATCTGATTCGTCTAAAGGAGGACAGGTGTGCTGATTACCTAGTGACGGGCACCTGGTCGTCCAATGCTGCCAAGGAAGCTGAGAAATACGGCAAGGTCAATGTGGTTCACCCCAAACTGGACACCTACacca AGATCCCTGACCCCAGCAGTTGGTCGTTGACCCCTGGATCGTCCTACGTGTATTACTGCTGCAACGAGACAGTGCACGGCGTGGAGTACAACTTCATCCCCGAAACCCACGGAGCCGTCCTGGTCTCTGACATGTCATCGAACTTCCTGTCCCGACCCGTCGACGTTTCCAAG TTTGGGCTGATCTTCGCGGGGGCTCAGAAGAACGTGGGCTGTGCTGGTGTTACTGTGGTGATCGTGAGAGAGGATCTCATTGGCCACGCTCTGACGGAGTGTCCCGTTGTCCTTAACTACCAAGTGCAGGCTCAGAACAACTCCCTGTACAATACACCAGCCTgcttcag taTCTACATCATGAGTCTGGTTCTGGAGTGGATAAAGAACAACGGAGGTGTTGACGCCATGGAAACGCTCAACCAGAAGAAGTCCAGTATGATCTATGATATCATCAACTCCTCCAACCACTTCTACAC GTGTCCGGTGGACGTGGCGTGTCGTAGTCGTATGAACGTTCCGTTCCGCGTGGGGAAGAAACAGGGTGACGAAACTCTGGAGAAGGAGTTCCTGGACGGAGCCTCCAAACTGGGGATGATCTCACTGAAGggacacag GTCAGTGGGAGGAATACGTGCGTCTCTCTACAACGCTGTGACAGTGGAAGATGCTCAGGTTCTGGCCAATTACATGAAGGAGTTCCTTAAGGAGCACCAATAG